A genomic window from Diospyros lotus cultivar Yz01 chromosome 2, ASM1463336v1, whole genome shotgun sequence includes:
- the LOC127794902 gene encoding auxin response factor 6-like, protein MRLSPVGFTEQAPEGEKRCLNSELWHACAGPLVSLPTAGSRVVYFPQGHSEQVAASTNKEVDAHIPNYPSLPPQLICQLHNVAMHADLETDEVYAQMTLQPLTPEEQKDISFLPADLGAPSKQPTNYFCKTLTASDTSTHGGFSVPRRAAEKVFPPLDYSQQPPAQELIARDLHDNEWKFRHIFRGQPKRHLLTTGWSVFVSAKRLIAGDSVLFIWNEKNQLLLGIRRANRPQTVMPSSVLSSDSMHLGLLAAAAHAAATNSRFTIFYNPRASPSEFVIPLAKYIKAAYHTRVSVGMRFRMLFETEESSVRRYMGTITGINDLDPVRWPNSHWRSVKVGWDESTAGERQPRVSLWEIEPLTTFPMYPSPFPLRLKRPWLPGLPSFNGIKDNDLGMNSPLMWLHGDNVDRGIQSLNFQAIGVTPWVQPRLDASILMQNDIYQAMAAAALQETRPVDPSKQALPSILQFQQPQSVPNMATGLMQSPMFQQSHPQFAYQSIKENQPHVQSLSHLLQQQLQHQHSYTNQQQQHHHQSPLLEQKPQQLVDHQQISTVVSTLSPFASGAQGQSPSLRPMASVCRQQSFSDSNGNPATNGIVSPLSSLMGSFSQDETSHLFNLSRSDALLSSAGWPSKRIAVDPLLPPAASQCVLPHMEQLVPSHTSTSQNTVSLPPFPGREYSIDQEGSNDPQNHLLFGVNIDSSSLLMQNGISSATTTRGVGNDGDSTPLAFASSDYLGTTGTDFPFNPVVTSSSCVDESSFLQSSENGGQENPPTSTFVKVYKSGSFGRSLDLSKFSSYHELRCEIAHMFGLEGLLEDPLRSGWQLVVVDRENDVLLLGDDPWQDFVKSVWCIRILSSQELQQMGKNGLELLTSVPKQRLSGSSCDGYPSQQESRNLSSGITSVGSLDY, encoded by the exons ATGAGGCTTTCTCCTGTTGGGTTTACTGAGCAAGCGCCGGAAG GGGAGAAGAGATGTCTCAATTCAGAACTTTGGCATGCATGTGCGGGTCCTCTTGTGTCCCTGCCTACCGCTGGAAGCCGCGTGGTATATTTTCCCCAGGGTCATAGTGAGCAG GTTGCTGCATCAACCAACAAAGAAGTGGATGCACATATACCTAACTACCCAAGCTTACCTCCACAACTAATCTGTCAGCTTCATAATGTGGCAATGCAT GCAGATTTGGAGACGGATGAGGTATATGCTCAAATGACCTTGCAGCCACTGACTCCG GAAGAGCAAAAAGATATCTCCTTCCTTCCTGCAGATTTAGGTGCCCCTAGCAAGCAGCCAACAAATTATTTCTGCAAAACCTTGACAGCTAGTGACACAAGCACTCATGGAGGATTTTCTGTTCCTCGCCGGGCTGCTGAAAAAGTTTTTCCCCCATTG GACTACTCCCAGCAGCCTCCAGCTCAGGAATTAATAGCAAGGGATCTGCATGACAATGAATGGAAATTCAGACATATATTTCGTG GCCAGCCAAAGAGGCATCTTCTGACGACTGGGTGGAGTGTATTTGTTAGTGCAAAAAGACTAATTGCTGGAGATTCTGTCCTTTTCATATG GAATGAGAAGAACCAATTACTACTCGGTATTAGACGTGCTAATCGACCACAAACCGTGATGCCTTCTTCAGTATTATCAAGTGACAGCATGCACTTGGGGCTTCTTGCAGCAGCAGCTCATGCAGCTGCTACTAATAGCCGTTTCACCATTTTCTACAATCCAAG GGCTAGTCCATCAGAATTTGTCATACCTCTAGCCAAATACATTAAAGCAGCCTATCATACTCGAGTTTCTGTTGGCATGCGCTTTAGGATGCTGTTTGAAACTGAAGAATCAAGCGTCCGTCG CTACATGGGCACAATTACTGGCATAAATGACTTGGATCCTGTTCGGTGGCCAAACTCGCATTGGCGTTCGGTTAAG GTTGGTTGGGATGAATCTACAGCTGGGGAAAGGCAACCAAGAGTGTCTTTATGGGAAATAGAACCCTTGACAACATTTCCAATGTACCCATCACCATTCCCCCTCCGTCTCAAGCGACCATGGCTACCTGGATTACCTTCTTTTAATG GAATCAAAGATAATGATCTTGGAATGAATTCTCCCCTCATGTGGCTCCACGGAGATAATGTAGATCGTGGTATCCAATCTCTAAACTTTCAGGCCATTGGTGTTACCCCGTGGGTGCAGCCAAGGCTTGATGCCTCCATACTTATGCAAAATGACATTTACCAGGCTATGGCTGCTGCAGCTCTTCAGGAGACGAGGCCTGTAGATCCTTCCAAACAGGCACTTCCTTCTATTTTGCAATTCCAGCAGCCTCAAAGTGTTCCCAATATGGCTACTGGTCTCATGCAATCGCCTATGTTTCAGCAATCTCATCCTCAATTTGCTTATCAAAGTATTAAAGAGAACCAGCCCCATGTTCAGTCTCTGTCTCACCTACTTCAGCAACAACTGCAGCACCAGCACTCATACACCAATCAACAACAGCAACATCACCACCAGTCACCACTGTTGGAACAAAAGCCACAACAATTGGTTGATCATCAGCAAATTTCAACTGTTGTGTCCACCCTGTCTCCATTTGCTTCAGGCGCTCAAGGCCAGTCACCATCATTACGACCCATGGCTTCTGTGTGCCGACAACAGAGCTTTTCTGACTCAAATGGGAACCCTGCGACCAATGGTATTGTGTCTCCTCTCTCCAGTCTTATGGGTTCATTTTCGCAGGATGAAACATCCCATCTGTTCAATCTGTCAAGAAGTGATGCATTACTATCTTCTGCTGGGTGGCCTTCAAAGCGAATTGCAGTCGATCCTCTTCTACCCCCCGCAGCATCGCAATGCGTCCTGCCTCATATGGAACAGTTGGTACCATCTCATACAAGCACCTCTCAAAATACTGTCTCACTGCCACCATTTCCTGGTAGAGAGTATTCCATTGACCAAGAGGGGAGCAATGATCCGCAGAACCATCTTTTGTTTGGGGTTAATATAGATTCCTCATCTCTCCTAATGCAGAATGGAATCTCAAGTGCTACAACTACTAGGGGAGTTGGTAATGATGGTGATTCCACTCCTTTAGCTTTTGCTTCTTCTGATTATCTGGGTACTACAGGCACTGATTTCCCCTTTAATCCAGTGGTGACATCTTCTAGTTGTGTTGATGAATCGAGTTTCCTGCAGTCTTCTGAAAATGGGGGTCAAGAAAACCCACCAACCTCGACCTTCGTGAAG GTTTACAAGTCGGGGTCCTTTGGCAGGTCATTAGATCTCTCCAAGTTTAGCAGCTATCATGAGCTACGCTGTGAAATTGCTCACATGTTTGGCCTTGAAGGACTGTTGGAGGACCCTCTGAGATCAGGCTGGCAGCTTGTAGTTGTTGACAGGGAGAATGATGTTCTCCTCCTTGGTGATGACCCCTGGCA GGACTTTGTGAAGAGTGTGTGGTGCATCAGGATACTCTCTTCGCAAGAATTGCAGCAGATGGGCAAGAATGGCTTGGAGCTTCTGACTTCGGTTCCAAAACAGAGGCTCTCTGGCAGCAGCTGTGATGGCTATCCAAGCCAACAGGAATCGAGAAATCTGAGTTCTGGGATCACTTCTGTGGGGTCTCTTGATTACTGA
- the LOC127795194 gene encoding uncharacterized protein LOC127795194 isoform X2 has protein sequence MDESWRMRMGMATRPKHRGNLPRRRSTEETSAARAVFGADCELLGPEDFADVFGGPPRTVLSRQFSTGEFSKSSNPFYEEIFRPPQKEDPARSGGRNLPEFRIPAIREREEGFYSDIFGKEDGVRRSRSRSKPNSKSKSNSSSVLSSEELSPLRPADVANGDSLFSSFASKLRWSSSTMMPEDQHPWQQEMPAFPTDSSSYINSRFTESEFIDNFRSSQFGFSRRVPSPEIISLEPNSYGSVKASMDDQELNSPSSVVSSLCQDAEPKATSTVRDEVFLEQEMEQEDDEVMSSFVIEINVDHREGTEEALGIDEAIAWAKEKFHTHCPEKNWSKHDQDQSAEAKGFSDRQIDGVGSGKMGFPVEEEPNIWVPRGGESQEKNENREMEQLDENIRLWSAGKEDSIRLLLSSLHHILWPTSGWFAIPLTSLVESSQVKKAYQKARLCLHPDKLQQRGATLTQKYVAEKAFSILQEAWAANISQDDVLG, from the exons ATGGACGAGTCATGGAGGATGCGAATGGGAATGGCGACGAGGCCCAAACACAGAGGCAACCTACCCCGGCGGAGGTCGACGGAGGAGACGTCGGCTGCCAGAGCAGTCTTCGGCGCCGACTGTGAATTATTAGGACCCGAGGACTTCGCCGACGTCTTCGGAGGGCCACCTCGGACGGTGCTATCGCGGCAGTTCTCCACCGGAGAGTTCTCCAAGTCGTCAAATCCGTTTTACGAGGAGATTTTCCGGCCGCCGCAGAAGGAGGATCCGGCGAGAAGTGGAGGCAGGAACTTGCCGGAGTTCAGGATTCCGGCGATCAGAGAGAGGGAGGAAGGATTTTACAGCGACATATTCGGGAAAGAGGATGGCGTTAGGAGGTCGAGATCGAGGTCGAAGCCGAACTCCAAATCGAAGTCGAATTCCTCGTCGGTGCTCAGCTCGGAGGAGCTGAGTCCTCTCCGGCCGGCGGATGTAGCCAACGGCGACAGTTTGTTCTCCTCGTTTGCTTCGAAGCTCAG ATGGAGCTCATCAACAATGATGCCAGAGGATCAACACCCATGGCAGCAAGAGATGCCTGCTTTTCCAACAGATAGCTCTTCCTACATTAACAGCCGATTTACTGAGAGTGAGTTCATCGACAACTTCAGAAGCTCCCAGTTTGGATTCTCAAGAAGGGTACCTTCCCCAGAGATCATTAGTCTCGAACCAAACTCATACGGGAGTGTCAAGGCATCAATGGATGACCAAGAACTCAACTCCCCTTCATCTGTGGTCTCCTCATTGTGTCAAGATGCAGAGCCCAAAGCCACAAGTACAGTCAGGGATGAGGTTTTCCTAGAACAGGAAATGGAGCAAGAAGATGACGAAGTTATGAGCTCATTTGTCATTGAGATTAATGTGGACCATAGGGAAGGGACAGAGGAAGCATTGGGCATTGACGAAGCTATTGCATGGGCCAAAGAGAAGTTCCACACACACTGTCCTGAGAAAAATTGGAGCAAACATGACCAAGACCAGTCTGCTGAGGCAAAAG GATTTTCAGATCGACAAATAGATGGGGTTGGAAGTGGCAAAATGGGATTCCCAGTG GAAGAAGAGCCAAATATATGGGTGCCACGAGGAGGAGAATCCcaggagaaaaatgaaaat AGGGAAATGGAGCAATTAGATGAAAACATAAGGCTGTGGTCAGCTGGTAAGGAGGATAGCATCCGGCTCCTTCTCTCTTCATTGCACCAT ATATTGTGGCCGACTAGTGGGTGGTTTGCAATCCCTCTAACAAGCCTGGTTGAGAGCTCACAAGTGAAAAAGGCTTATCAGAAAGCCAGGCTCTGTCTGCACCCAGACAAGCTGCAGCAAAGAGGTGCAACCCTTACACAAAAGTACGTCGCGGAGAAGGCATTTTCAATTCTCCAG GAAGCATGGGCAGCAAATATCTCCCAAGACGATGTCCTTGGCTAG
- the LOC127795194 gene encoding uncharacterized protein LOC127795194 isoform X1, with protein MDESWRMRMGMATRPKHRGNLPRRRSTEETSAARAVFGADCELLGPEDFADVFGGPPRTVLSRQFSTGEFSKSSNPFYEEIFRPPQKEDPARSGGRNLPEFRIPAIREREEGFYSDIFGKEDGVRRSRSRSKPNSKSKSNSSSVLSSEELSPLRPADVANGDSLFSSFASKLRPINVPCRWSSSTMMPEDQHPWQQEMPAFPTDSSSYINSRFTESEFIDNFRSSQFGFSRRVPSPEIISLEPNSYGSVKASMDDQELNSPSSVVSSLCQDAEPKATSTVRDEVFLEQEMEQEDDEVMSSFVIEINVDHREGTEEALGIDEAIAWAKEKFHTHCPEKNWSKHDQDQSAEAKGFSDRQIDGVGSGKMGFPVEEEPNIWVPRGGESQEKNENREMEQLDENIRLWSAGKEDSIRLLLSSLHHILWPTSGWFAIPLTSLVESSQVKKAYQKARLCLHPDKLQQRGATLTQKYVAEKAFSILQEAWAANISQDDVLG; from the exons ATGGACGAGTCATGGAGGATGCGAATGGGAATGGCGACGAGGCCCAAACACAGAGGCAACCTACCCCGGCGGAGGTCGACGGAGGAGACGTCGGCTGCCAGAGCAGTCTTCGGCGCCGACTGTGAATTATTAGGACCCGAGGACTTCGCCGACGTCTTCGGAGGGCCACCTCGGACGGTGCTATCGCGGCAGTTCTCCACCGGAGAGTTCTCCAAGTCGTCAAATCCGTTTTACGAGGAGATTTTCCGGCCGCCGCAGAAGGAGGATCCGGCGAGAAGTGGAGGCAGGAACTTGCCGGAGTTCAGGATTCCGGCGATCAGAGAGAGGGAGGAAGGATTTTACAGCGACATATTCGGGAAAGAGGATGGCGTTAGGAGGTCGAGATCGAGGTCGAAGCCGAACTCCAAATCGAAGTCGAATTCCTCGTCGGTGCTCAGCTCGGAGGAGCTGAGTCCTCTCCGGCCGGCGGATGTAGCCAACGGCGACAGTTTGTTCTCCTCGTTTGCTTCGAAGCTCAG GCCCATAAATGTGCCATGTAGATGGAGCTCATCAACAATGATGCCAGAGGATCAACACCCATGGCAGCAAGAGATGCCTGCTTTTCCAACAGATAGCTCTTCCTACATTAACAGCCGATTTACTGAGAGTGAGTTCATCGACAACTTCAGAAGCTCCCAGTTTGGATTCTCAAGAAGGGTACCTTCCCCAGAGATCATTAGTCTCGAACCAAACTCATACGGGAGTGTCAAGGCATCAATGGATGACCAAGAACTCAACTCCCCTTCATCTGTGGTCTCCTCATTGTGTCAAGATGCAGAGCCCAAAGCCACAAGTACAGTCAGGGATGAGGTTTTCCTAGAACAGGAAATGGAGCAAGAAGATGACGAAGTTATGAGCTCATTTGTCATTGAGATTAATGTGGACCATAGGGAAGGGACAGAGGAAGCATTGGGCATTGACGAAGCTATTGCATGGGCCAAAGAGAAGTTCCACACACACTGTCCTGAGAAAAATTGGAGCAAACATGACCAAGACCAGTCTGCTGAGGCAAAAG GATTTTCAGATCGACAAATAGATGGGGTTGGAAGTGGCAAAATGGGATTCCCAGTG GAAGAAGAGCCAAATATATGGGTGCCACGAGGAGGAGAATCCcaggagaaaaatgaaaat AGGGAAATGGAGCAATTAGATGAAAACATAAGGCTGTGGTCAGCTGGTAAGGAGGATAGCATCCGGCTCCTTCTCTCTTCATTGCACCAT ATATTGTGGCCGACTAGTGGGTGGTTTGCAATCCCTCTAACAAGCCTGGTTGAGAGCTCACAAGTGAAAAAGGCTTATCAGAAAGCCAGGCTCTGTCTGCACCCAGACAAGCTGCAGCAAAGAGGTGCAACCCTTACACAAAAGTACGTCGCGGAGAAGGCATTTTCAATTCTCCAG GAAGCATGGGCAGCAAATATCTCCCAAGACGATGTCCTTGGCTAG